The Sphingobacterium bambusae genome includes a window with the following:
- a CDS encoding MFS transporter, with translation MRVITKNDKRLIRSWSMYDWANSAYNLVITSTIFPAYYTAITQTEEHGDVVSFFGFKIINTALSNFSLAIAYLLMAVTLPFISSYADVQGKKKQIMMFFTYFGAISCMGLFFFKIETLELSIILFAMAAMGYIGGVLFNNSYLPEIATADQQDRVSAQGFAYGYVGCVVLQLICLVFILSPDTFGITDSTFGPRLSFLLVGVWWAAFATIPFKALPNNQRSAVRASKRIFRTVVIEFRIVLRKIGKMERIKRFLPAYFFYAAGVQTVMIVAAAFGAKELHMENSKLIITILLIQLVAILGALMMSKLSEKYGNIKILIVVVVLWIGICVSAFFVNSETAFYVLACVVGLVMGGIQSLSRSTYSKFLPQNTKDTTSFFSFYDVTEKLAIVMGLFAFAVIEQLTHNIRYSALALSIFFVIGVILLLRVLRFNKVMTA, from the coding sequence ATGCGCGTCATCACAAAAAACGACAAACGCTTAATTCGATCTTGGTCGATGTACGATTGGGCGAATTCAGCTTATAACTTGGTCATCACCTCTACTATATTCCCGGCTTATTACACGGCGATCACGCAAACGGAAGAACACGGTGATGTCGTTTCTTTTTTCGGATTCAAGATTATCAATACCGCCCTCTCAAACTTTAGTTTAGCGATCGCCTATTTGTTAATGGCCGTCACCTTGCCTTTTATATCTTCTTATGCCGATGTGCAGGGCAAGAAAAAACAGATCATGATGTTTTTTACCTATTTTGGTGCTATATCGTGTATGGGGCTGTTCTTTTTTAAGATAGAAACACTAGAATTGAGCATTATTTTATTTGCGATGGCTGCCATGGGGTATATTGGCGGGGTGCTGTTTAACAATTCTTACCTACCCGAGATTGCCACCGCAGATCAGCAAGATAGAGTAAGTGCGCAAGGTTTCGCCTACGGTTATGTCGGCTGTGTCGTTCTGCAATTAATATGTTTGGTTTTCATCCTTTCTCCAGATACCTTTGGTATCACCGATTCTACATTTGGACCACGTTTATCCTTCTTATTGGTCGGGGTTTGGTGGGCTGCTTTTGCGACGATTCCGTTCAAGGCGCTTCCAAATAATCAACGCTCTGCTGTGCGCGCTTCGAAGCGTATTTTCCGTACAGTGGTCATCGAGTTTAGGATTGTGTTGCGTAAAATTGGAAAAATGGAACGCATAAAACGTTTTTTACCAGCCTATTTCTTTTATGCAGCAGGGGTGCAGACCGTTATGATTGTCGCAGCAGCCTTTGGGGCCAAGGAATTGCATATGGAAAACAGCAAGCTGATCATTACCATTCTGCTCATTCAGTTGGTCGCTATTTTAGGTGCCTTAATGATGTCGAAGCTGTCAGAAAAATATGGTAATATCAAAATCTTGATAGTTGTGGTTGTGCTGTGGATAGGTATTTGCGTATCTGCATTTTTTGTCAACTCGGAAACCGCTTTCTATGTCCTTGCCTGTGTGGTTGGTTTAGTTATGGGAGGCATCCAGTCGCTCTCTCGCTCGACCTATTCCAAGTTTTTACCGCAAAACACTAAGGATACGACTTCTTTTTTTAGTTTTTACGACGTTACCGAGAAATTGGCTATCGTGATGGGCCTTTTTGCCTTTGCGGTGATTGAGCAGTTGACACATAATATCCGATATTCAGCCCTGGCTTTGTCCATATTCTTTGTTATCGGGGTCATTCTTCTACTACGGGTTTTACGATTTAATAAAGTGATGACGGCATGA